The Saccharicrinis carchari genomic interval AAATTGAATTGACAGACTCCTCCACCGTCATTCATTTCGATGCTTTTTACAGGCCGAAATGGTGGATAAGAATCGCATCGGATACATATATACGTGAGAGCGGTAGCGAAGAACGCCTTTTGGTTTCCCATGCCGAAGGCCTGGAGCTTGATACGGAATTTTTTCTGCCGGAAAGTGGCGAAGCTTCGTTTAAGCTATTTTTCCCTCCGCTTCCCGAGGGAATAACCAAGATTGATTTTATAGAAAGCGATTGTGAGAATTGTTTCAAAATATGGGGCATCCATCTCTTGCCCGGCTCAAAGATTAAAATGGATGGTTTAACATTTGAAGGCTCCGGTAAAAGGGACATGGAATTCCCTGCCATGACCTTTTCCGATGAACCGGCCAGGATTTCCGGTACCATATTGGGATACAGTGAGGAAGCGTTCGGCGATGAGTTGGTATTGCATGGATTAAATGTGTTTTCATTGACCAACGATCAGACTTCCATAAGTATTTCGGCAGATGGCCATTTCTCCGGAGAGGTATATCCGGGACTCCCCCAAATGTGGCATTTAGCAAATATGGGAGCCGTTTTGCTGGTTCCGGGGGAAGAAACCAGGATTGTTATGGATCTGAAAAGGAAAAGTCGTTTCGAGTCGCGTCATCGCAACGACAAAGAAGCTTCCGATTCTTTGTATTATACGGTAGACATGAAAGGCATGTCCGGCGCTGATCTTATCTTACTGGAAAAATCTATGTTGGTCGGTTTTGATGAGCTGTCGGAGGCCGCTGCCGAGAAGAGCCCTATGGAATTGAAAGCGTATCTTGAGCAGCAGATAGACATGAGGATGGGGGAGGGGCGGTCCCAGGGAAATTCAGATAAGCTACAAGATATTTTAAGGGCTAAATACCGGATGGAGGCCCTTGGTTATTTATTGTCCTATGAGGGGTTTGTCAGATTTGTAAAATCAAAATCCAGCGGTCTGCCCCGTGAAAGGTGGCACGAACTTGAGATAGAAGTGGAAAAACCCGGTCCCGATTACTATTCGTCCCTGGCCAACTTTTTTGAGGACAAAGGTTTTTTGTTTCCACAAGGAGCCATGGCTGTTGACCGATACCGAAAAATTAACCATCTGCAGCTGAAAACACAGAATGCTTCGGCAAAAGAGCATTTTTTGTATCTCAAAGAAAATGTGCCAGCCGTTTTGGGTGAGAATGCACTCTTTATGGATTTGGCATGTGCCCGGTTTTTTTCAGATGCCATTCAACGGAAGGGTGCCCTGGATGAGCAGAACAAGGAGGAAATGCTTGCATTGATGAGCAATCCGGCACTCGCAAGGTTGATAATAGATGATAATGACCGCATGCTCGCGATGGTGGAGTCCGCCAAGAAGGCTTCCGGGGGAGATTTCACTATCAATGAGGTGCCGCAAGTAGAGGACGGTCAGGTTTTGGAGGCAATTTTGGAACAGCACCGGGGAAAAGTGGTTGTGGTGGCTTTCTGGGCAACTTGGTGTGGCCCCTGTATTGCGTCTATCGAACCGATGACGCCCCTGAAGAAGAGTATGGCCGATAAAGATGTCGTATTTGTATATTTTACGGACGGTTCATCCCCGATTGGGTTGTGGAGTGAGTATCTTCAAAAAATTGATGGGCAGCATTACCGGTTTGACAATGCCCTTATGCAACATTTGCGCGACAAGTATAAGGTTTCGGCCATTCCTACGTTTTTTGTGTTCGATAAGGAAGGAAAACAAATAGAAAAGCATACGGGCTTTCCCGGTGTGGCCACGCTTGAAGCTGCTATAAAAAAAGGATTGGGTTAAACCTTTAGGTTTTTTCAAGTACTTGTCCAAGGGCCGGACCAATTCTGCTTGCACAAAAAATACAAGCAGAATTGGCTTTGGCTGCAAAATCTTCTTTTGGGCGCAGTGACCACATAGCTGCTAAAACGGCCAACAATGCTGTTGTCGCTTAGATTGAAACCCATAGGCTATTTTGTCCATCTCCCGATATGGTTCAAAGTTGTTGTTTCAGGCTGGCCTATTGATAGTAACTTTGATCTGTAAATAATGTCGCCAAGTCAGAAGCTGTTTAGGAGGTTTTGCGAGACTATCTAGGTCTTGGAATTCGATTTGATGAAGCTAATTATTTGACATTTTTAGTGGATTTACAAATTGGGTAATTAGAACAACCCTGGAACCATCCATATCTCCCCTGTTTAATCACTAGTTTCCCTCCGCATTTTGGACAGATATTTGAATCTCCACGTCTCTTGGCTTTCTTCCTTTTAATATTCCTTTTTACATTTTTTATGTGTTCTTTTTTTATGACTTTTCCAGAGATCAGTGATTGTTTGATTGTCCTGTCAATTTTTGCCAATTGTTCATGTGTAATGTGAACTTCTTTATTTCGTTTAATAGTTCTTATGAGCTTACGTTTATAAATGACGGGTACAGAAGAAACTATTTTTTTCAGTTTTGCGTTACCTGCAAACACGATAATGGGAAAATAGTTTGAATTTTTTAGCTCAAAGGAAATGCGCTTAAGAAAATTTACATGTGTCCAGTTTTGAATGACGGGATTATAGATTTTATATTTCTTTTTGTAAAGTATTTGAGTCCAATATTTGGATCTATCATTTCCAAATATCCAACCCTTATAGTTCTTAGTTTCAATTACGAATATTCCATATATGGACAGCACTAGATGGTCTATTTGAGATGTATTTCCATTATTTCTTAAGTAAATATTGTTATAAACTACGTAGTCTTTTTTATTTAATCTTTTTAAAGTTCTTGCAACATAATATTCTCCTAATCTTCCAAGAATTTTTGGCAAGTAGTATTTCTTAAAAGCAATGAATAAAATATATAAAGTTGATAGGAGTAAAAAGTATGTTATTAGTTCGTTCAATTTAAGTGAAGAGTTTAAAAAAATTAATCTAACGGCAGTTATATATTTCATCTATTGAATATATCTTCTTTGTATTTTGGTTTTTACTTATTTTTCTCTTTATCAACTAATTCAATCGTATGTGTTAATAATTCAATACCACCAAAATCTCCGTGTCCTGGAATCACTGTATTAATCTCAGGGTATTCTTTCATTACCTTTTCAACTGTCATATCCCAATCATTTACAAAAGCATCAGACATATTACCCAGTCCTTTTGAATTAATTGACTTTATCAAGCAACCGCCAAAAAGAATCTTTTTACACGGAATCCAAACCGTGATATTGTCAAATGAGTGTCCCGCTCCAAAATATCGGCAATCAATTAGTTCTCCGTTAAAATCAAATGTCAACAAATCAGTAAAAGATGTTGATGGAATAGGTAATCCGATCTCTTTGCATTTCTCAATTGTCATTGAATTTGCAATTGATTCAATTCCGATACTTTGTAAATAACCCAAACCACCCATGCAATCATCGTGAAAATGTCCAATAATCAATTTAGCCAAATCAACAGACATAGAATCTTTCAAATACTTTGTTAATCTCTCGGTTTTATAATTATCCATTGGTGTGTCAATCATCAGAGCCTGTCCGTTTTTAATTACAATCAGTCCGTTTGATGGAAATCGTCCGAAATTATCAAGATGATGCCAAGTCACATGGATATATACAGAATCTTGAAGATGAATCAATTGAATGTCATTATCAATCACGATTTTTTCATTGGTCTGTGCTTTAGATGAAAATAACCCAATCAGTCCGAATATTAATATCAAAAATTCCTTTTTTATCATTTTTCTATCGGTTTAGAGGTGGCAGGATGTTGCTCTACCATGACGCACAACGTAAAGGTAAACAAATGATTCCGTATATATCCTTATTGTAAGTTTTGTTTACCCTCCCAATTGGGGTCGGTATCCGTGCTTTATTTGTCATTCTTCTTCTTCCCATTATCTTCGCTCATCCAAGCAATATATAAGGGAGAGGTATACGAAACTAATTAAGGCATAGGAATCGATTATGCAAATGTTACTTTAACTTGCCCCAATCATTTCTTTTTTGTAGCCATCAGGCTGGCGTTCTTAAAATGTGATGACTTTTGCCCCGCTTTTCAGGTAATCACTTAGTGGTTTGCCCATTCCTTTAACTTCAAAATTGAGATTTTTGAGCTCATCGACTACTTCATAGGCTGTAGCACAGGCAATGCAGGCCTGAATTTCCACCCTGTCTTTTTGCATGGCTTTCAGTTTCTCCTGAATTTTCAGGTTTTCGGCAACCATTTTTGCCGAAGGTCCCCAGATAACCACCGTTACCTCTTTAAACCAACCAGCTGTTTTAGCTGCATGCGCATACATTAATACCATTCTTTCGGCCAGGTACGGATCGTCACTGGTCCAGACTATTACCAGTTTATCAGGCGTGTTTTCGGATTTTTCTTGTTGCCCCATAATTTTTGTAGTATCAAAAAACAAAATTGTGGTTAATATGGCAAGTAAAATTTTAGTTTTCATTATTCTATTTTTTAGTCTTGGGTATTGTTTACTTTTTTTCGTTTTTCAATTCTTTCGACACAGCCATCAATAGGTCGGCGCTCAATCCGGTTTTGTAGTCAGGGTTAATGTGCTCAAACAGTATTTTCC includes:
- a CDS encoding TlpA family protein disulfide reductase, whose product is MKNLVLTIAGIVLLGSCSPKRPDVVERPVFEVWNSTAIEIDKIELTDSSTVIHFDAFYRPKWWIRIASDTYIRESGSEERLLVSHAEGLELDTEFFLPESGEASFKLFFPPLPEGITKIDFIESDCENCFKIWGIHLLPGSKIKMDGLTFEGSGKRDMEFPAMTFSDEPARISGTILGYSEEAFGDELVLHGLNVFSLTNDQTSISISADGHFSGEVYPGLPQMWHLANMGAVLLVPGEETRIVMDLKRKSRFESRHRNDKEASDSLYYTVDMKGMSGADLILLEKSMLVGFDELSEAAAEKSPMELKAYLEQQIDMRMGEGRSQGNSDKLQDILRAKYRMEALGYLLSYEGFVRFVKSKSSGLPRERWHELEIEVEKPGPDYYSSLANFFEDKGFLFPQGAMAVDRYRKINHLQLKTQNASAKEHFLYLKENVPAVLGENALFMDLACARFFSDAIQRKGALDEQNKEEMLALMSNPALARLIIDDNDRMLAMVESAKKASGGDFTINEVPQVEDGQVLEAILEQHRGKVVVVAFWATWCGPCIASIEPMTPLKKSMADKDVVFVYFTDGSSPIGLWSEYLQKIDGQHYRFDNALMQHLRDKYKVSAIPTFFVFDKEGKQIEKHTGFPGVATLEAAIKKGLG
- a CDS encoding NERD domain-containing protein, with protein sequence MKYITAVRLIFLNSSLKLNELITYFLLLSTLYILFIAFKKYYLPKILGRLGEYYVARTLKRLNKKDYVVYNNIYLRNNGNTSQIDHLVLSIYGIFVIETKNYKGWIFGNDRSKYWTQILYKKKYKIYNPVIQNWTHVNFLKRISFELKNSNYFPIIVFAGNAKLKKIVSSVPVIYKRKLIRTIKRNKEVHITHEQLAKIDRTIKQSLISGKVIKKEHIKNVKRNIKRKKAKRRGDSNICPKCGGKLVIKQGRYGWFQGCSNYPICKSTKNVK
- the bla gene encoding subclass B1 metallo-beta-lactamase — protein: MIKKEFLILIFGLIGLFSSKAQTNEKIVIDNDIQLIHLQDSVYIHVTWHHLDNFGRFPSNGLIVIKNGQALMIDTPMDNYKTERLTKYLKDSMSVDLAKLIIGHFHDDCMGGLGYLQSIGIESIANSMTIEKCKEIGLPIPSTSFTDLLTFDFNGELIDCRYFGAGHSFDNITVWIPCKKILFGGCLIKSINSKGLGNMSDAFVNDWDMTVEKVMKEYPEINTVIPGHGDFGGIELLTHTIELVDKEKNK
- a CDS encoding DsrE family protein, with the protein product MKTKILLAILTTILFFDTTKIMGQQEKSENTPDKLVIVWTSDDPYLAERMVLMYAHAAKTAGWFKEVTVVIWGPSAKMVAENLKIQEKLKAMQKDRVEIQACIACATAYEVVDELKNLNFEVKGMGKPLSDYLKSGAKVITF